One Lucilia cuprina isolate Lc7/37 chromosome 4, ASM2204524v1, whole genome shotgun sequence DNA segment encodes these proteins:
- the LOC111690454 gene encoding stomoxyn-like: MNFYKYFMILLIVVLCLTVPQTEAGFRKRFNKVVKKVKHTIKETANVSKDVAIVAGSGAAVGAAMG, translated from the exons atgaatttttataaatattttatgatattgCTCATCGTGGTATTGTGCTTGACGGTGCCTCAAACAGAGGCCGGCTTTCGCAAAAGATTTAACAAAGTAGTG aaaaaagtcaaacacACAATTAAAGAAACTGCCAATGTTTCCAAGGATGTTGCAATTGTGGCTGGTAGTGGGGCAGCTGTAGGTGCTGCCATGGgttaa